Proteins from a single region of Thermotoga maritima MSB8:
- the pfkA gene encoding 6-phosphofructokinase, which yields MKKIAVLTSGGDAPGMNAAVRAVVRYGVRQGLEVIGVRRGYSGLIDGDFVKLEYKDVAGITEKGGTILRTSRCEEFKTEEGRELAAKQIKKHGIEGLVVIGGEGSLTGAHLLYEEHKIPVVGIPATIDNDIGLTDMCIGVDTCLNTVMDAVQKLKDTASSHERAFIVEVMGRHSGYIALMAGLVTGAEAIIVPEIPVDYSQLADRILEERRRGKINSIIIVAEGAASAYTVARHLEYRIGYETRITILGHVQRGGSPTAFDRRLALSMGVEAVDALLDGEVDVMIALQGNKFVRVPIMEALSTKKTIDKKLYEIAHMLS from the coding sequence TTGAAGAAGATAGCAGTACTTACAAGCGGCGGAGACGCACCTGGAATGAACGCAGCTGTGAGAGCCGTGGTCAGGTACGGTGTCAGGCAGGGACTGGAAGTGATCGGAGTGAGAAGAGGTTACTCAGGCCTCATCGACGGCGATTTTGTAAAACTCGAGTACAAAGATGTGGCAGGAATCACAGAAAAGGGAGGAACAATTCTGAGAACTTCCAGATGTGAGGAGTTCAAGACAGAAGAGGGCAGGGAACTCGCTGCGAAACAGATAAAAAAACATGGTATAGAAGGACTCGTCGTCATAGGTGGTGAAGGGAGTCTCACCGGCGCTCATCTTCTTTACGAAGAACACAAAATACCCGTTGTCGGTATACCAGCAACCATAGACAACGACATTGGGTTGACTGACATGTGCATAGGGGTGGACACGTGTTTGAACACGGTGATGGATGCTGTTCAAAAGCTCAAAGACACCGCTAGCTCGCATGAGAGAGCTTTCATTGTGGAAGTCATGGGGAGGCATTCCGGCTACATCGCTCTCATGGCGGGACTGGTGACTGGTGCAGAAGCCATCATCGTACCAGAGATTCCGGTGGATTATTCACAGCTCGCCGATAGAATTCTCGAAGAAAGGAGAAGAGGAAAGATCAACAGCATAATCATAGTCGCTGAAGGGGCAGCGAGTGCCTATACCGTCGCAAGACACCTCGAATACAGGATAGGCTACGAAACGAGGATCACCATACTCGGACACGTACAGAGAGGTGGTTCTCCAACGGCTTTCGACAGAAGACTGGCACTGAGTATGGGAGTTGAAGCGGTCGATGCTCTTCTGGACGGAGAGGTAGACGTGATGATAGCGCTCCAAGGGAACAAGTTCGTGAGAGTTCCTATAATGGAAGCGCTCTCCACAAAGAAAACGATCGACAAAAAACTTTACGAAATAGCACATATGCTTTCATGA
- a CDS encoding DUF2007 domain-containing protein, protein MKWKTLIEGSELEVKMIEDILKENGVPYVVETCDDVTPRAIFGSSALMVIKVPEKFLEEAKRILEEMRE, encoded by the coding sequence TTGAAGTGGAAAACTTTAATTGAGGGAAGTGAACTGGAGGTAAAGATGATCGAGGATATATTGAAAGAAAACGGAGTACCTTACGTAGTTGAAACGTGTGATGATGTTACACCGAGAGCGATTTTTGGTTCTTCAGCCCTCATGGTGATAAAGGTACCAGAGAAATTTTTAGAAGAAGCAAAGAGAA